A genomic window from Rattus norvegicus strain BN/NHsdMcwi chromosome 9, GRCr8, whole genome shotgun sequence includes:
- the LOC134480505 gene encoding uncharacterized protein LOC134480505: MFRQPLRLFQKESVDQGETTPRLKEDDLLSSSLEGRKSFWGRLGFGRKASSQNVISKQEECLKELEELKFEIQKCQFERDEFYQILDLYIYDNWDHRLDVELPILQSEHEMRMMAMQMMTSSISEAMERYKELIQVNSSYRIRHSQLLREQTQLKNNIQILLNEKSELLVEQTERPASCVEAKRLCEEAGMNICVPSANEQQV; encoded by the exons atgtttcgccagccgCTCAGGCTATTtcagaaggaaagtgttgatcaaggagagaccacaccaagGCTGAAGGAAGATGACCTCCTCTCATCTtccttggaaggaaggaaatcattctggggaaggcttg gttttggtaggaaggcatcatcccaaaatgtcatcagtaagcaagaggagtgtttaaaggaactggaggaacttaaatttgaaatccagaagtgtcaatttgAGAGGGATGaattttatcaaatcctggacctttatatctatgataattgggaccacag gctggatgtcgaattgccaatacttcaatccgaacatgagatgagaatgatggctatgcaaatgatgaccagtTCAATAagtgaggccatggagaggtacaaggagctcatacaagtgaacagttcctaccg catcaggcactcccagcttctgcgtgaacaaactcaattgaagaacaatatacagattttgctgaatgagaagagcgaactgctggtggagcagactgaacggCCAGCATCCtgtgtggaggcaaagaggctctgtgaagaggccggaatgaacatctgtgtccccagtgcAAATGAACAGCAG